Within the Malus sylvestris chromosome 4, drMalSylv7.2, whole genome shotgun sequence genome, the region AACATGCAACCGAGTGTAGATCATCATATTTGTATATTTTCATTGTGTTTCACGTGATGAATACTAGTAAGATGATATACACTCGGTTGAACTAGTGGCGACGCTATATGTAGACTAGATGTTGTCATGGCTGCCTCAATTTTCATGTGGCTTCATGTAATTATAATAGAAAATGGTCAACAAATGTGTTTTTGGCCCTCCCAGATTCTTTAGGTGACCTCGACCATTAGGTGAATCCGGGAATCTCTCCTTATATAATAGTTATCTACGAGTGTGAAGGATTTGTTCCTTTAGACCAtcttcaaaggagatgtcaaatcctAAGTGGAATGTCATGTAATCAATTTTGAATGTAGGAGTAAGCTCCAACCGATATATCAATCCTATGTGGATTgacatatgagttttcatgtcaAATTTGAGATATGAGAAAAGGTGatatcaaataatttttaattattttattgtgttgCTCTTATTAATGCACCAATTATAGatcttgaaaatttattttaattgatttcatTTTAAAATGAATCCTAGAAATATCatacataacaaaaaaaaacatatcggttggaaaaagaaaaaatctaaCATTGCCACGTCAGCCATCAAATTTAACATTTAACATTTATCTTTTGACATCtcttttggagatgctctaatcggattttttttttgtgcataAAAAGTTTAGGAGGGGAGGCTACCCCATTCTAGGGTTAGGGCATGCCACAACCCTCTTTGAAGACTTATAAATGGGGTTAGCTCcatttttggtttttacagATCGCCCACCAAGAGCGAATACTGGCAGCAGGACTCAAACCTAAGCCTTAATTTAGCGAAGAGAACGAACCTTACCAACTCAACCAACCCTCATTGGCAATTAGATTTACATACATACATAGACATACGTACATACATATAGATATACAGACAtcaatatatatgatatatagaTGAATCCTACTAGATAGCCAAATAAgtcaaaagagagagagatagaggggTGGAttctaaactttttttttgttttgcttatGAAAGCAAAAACATAGTTGTTGGATGATCATCATATAAGCTATGGCTAGCTCCCCACTATATCCATTTGCACAGGACACAAAAGGAACGCGAGATGTTAGCCTTGCAACTTACCCCTAAacattaaataattttaaaaaaaaaagttaaaaaattccCACCCAACCAATCCATTCCTTTAGCTTTACTCCTACTCAAGAACCCTATATAAAATGTTCCCCCAAAAATAAAACACCTCTCTCACTAAGTCCTCATCATTCTGTTTGTACACATCATTTCATATAATcctcccttttctttcttctcccaCAATCAAAAAGCTTTCTGCAGTACTCTACTCTCTCCCAACCATGAGCTTCCCTCCTTCTGCATCAGGCGCGATGAAAGCAGTTCGAGGAAAGCTACATTTTCCTGTTATCATGGTTTGCGCTATCGCCTTTATCAGTCTCCTCTACGCCGAACGAACTAGCATCATTCTTTCCTCCAACccttttttcaaaattaaatcaTGTTCCAAACCCGAAGCCATTACGAAAAATAGTAAGTCTAAATAactattgatttttctttttcctgttgagattttttttccaacaaagaTTTCCTAATTGATTTTTGTGGTCACCAATCACTACCAAACAGAAAACAGAAATGCTACCGAGGATAAGTTAAGGGATTCCATATTAGATGATAGGGATAACTTAAGGGATTCCATATTAGATGATAGGTTTGCTTTCAACCCCGAGGAGTGCAGTGTTGAGAATGGAGAATGGGTGTTCAACCGTTCGATCAAGCCTCTTTACTCAGACAGAAGTTGCCCGTATCTTGATAGACAAGTTTCGTGTGTCAAGAATGGACGTCCGGATTCTGGCTATCGCTACTGGCAATGGCAGATTGAAGATTGTACATTGCCAAGGTTGACAACTTACAATGCATGTCAAAACACATCTATGCACGTTTGTGCAGACTAGAATTAATGTTGATATATTTATTGGGAGATATTATTTACTCCGAAAAAATCATCTTTCATCTTCCCGATTTCAAATTAAAGGGAGGTCGAGTGCATAATGACTATTTCGGAGTGGTGATAATATGCAAGTTTATGGATTTATATATACTTAATTACTGCATGAACTATTGTTTTTCTAACAGGTATTTGTTTCCAAGTTTATATGTAGATTTGATCCAGAAGTTACACTTAAGAAACTCAGAGGAAAGAGACTACTTTTTGTTGGGGATTCTTTGCAAAGAGGTCAATGGCAATCTTTAGTCTGTATGGTCGAATCCATCATACCCGAGAACCGAAAATCCATTCAACGAGGGCGGTCTCATACAGTCTTCAGAGCCAAGGTAACGTATAATTCTTAGTTTTTGATCGGTTGAACCAACGATTAAACAAAAGAGATGAAGCTAATCAAAAGTTTTCCTTCTTCAGGAGTATAATGCTACTATTGAATTCTACTGGGCGCCATTTCTGGTTGAGTCCAATTCTGATGAACATATAATAGGAAATCCAAGGGAAAGAATACTAAAAGTGGATTCCGTTGCCAAGCATGCGAAATACTGGACAGGAGTTGATATCCTTGCGTTCAACACTTACGTTTGGTGGATGAGCGGCTACACGATCAAATCATAGTAAGTTTCTCACAGAATATGCATAAATAGAGTCGGTTACTAACTTCTAACAAATAATAGAAAAGGAGTGACATTAAAGCAATGAAGTGCACTAAACAGTGCTTTATATACGGCTTATTGTCTATTTAGTTAACCTCTTCTATTATGATTAAAAGTCATGACCCGTTCTATTTGTgcatatctttcaagaaaattaACTATGCCAATGGATTATATTGTCATTTTCTTTTCGGTTTAAGATTGATCAATTGAGCAACAATGTGTAACTGAACACAGCTGGGGATCGTTTCCAAATGGTGAAGAAGGGTATGAAGAATTGGATGCACCGGTTGCCTACAGAATGGCATTGAAGACATGGGCAAACTGGGTCGACTTAAATATCAATCCGAACAAGACTCGTGTTTTTTTCACTACTATGTCCCCTACACACATGAGGTATCTCTCTCTCATACACAACTTGTTATGATTAAGCACAAGATAAAAATTGAGTGTTTTTTACTAATTACTCGAGTAACAAGTTAAATCTCTAATTCTACAGAAGTGCAGACTGGGAAAATCCAGATGGGATGAAATGCTTCAACGAAACAAAGCCGTACATGAAAAAGGGATTCTGGGGAACAGGTTCGGACAAGAGGGTCATGCGCGTGGTGTCCGAAGTAATCCGCAAAATGAAAGTTCCGGTTTCAGTACTTAATGTAACGCAGATGTCAAATCACAGAGTTGATGCTCACACAAAAGTTTACACCGAAACCGGAGGCAACCTACTAACTGATGAACAAAAGGCTGATGTGCTGCACAATTCAGATTGTATACATTGGTGCCTTCCTGGAGTTCCAGACGCATGGAATCAAATTTTTATGGCACATTTGTAGCGCTACGAACCACTTGTAAATCTGCAGCGCTATCAAACAACAAGAGGCAGAACAATCGAAAGTAACACGTTTCTACTTTCTGATCAAGTTCttgtctcattttttttttttcaattgtaaTGAATTGAATTTGTACAGCAAAAGCTGCTGAAGCAacttcttagtttcttcaatgttcttgtgTTTTGGTAACATAATGCTGCAATGTAGCAAATTCTAATTTATCCAATAAACTAGGTCATGGTGATTAGTCTGGAGGACTTACCAGTTACCCCCCTTGACAGGACGGGGGATGTTTACTGTTGTAAGTTGTAACAGGAGCAGGTAAATTTTTGGCTGATGTACCATGGTAAATTGCCCTGCAAGTCATGTTTCTCAACATTAAACAGAGGTAAACTAaacaatccaaccgtccaaATTCGTACCATCCACCATCCTAATACAATCGCCTCCTCGCGTGCTGACACATGACGAAGTGCTCCGAAAGTACGCGCTGTATACAATTGTTACACCTTCGACTATTTGGCTTCAAATTGAATGTTTCTGGTATTGTATCTTGTAACATCTTGTCCAAAAAGTTAATGCATATTCTATGATATTCTGATCTcactatttattttttgacaaatgatggataatctacactaaattcatcaaaCTACAGAGAGCAGGAAGAGTCTGAAACACATTAGATTAAAGTGGAATGCTCTACCGGTAAGGCAATCCACCACTTGCCGAGCTCAAGCTTTATTCGACAGAAAGGGTACGGTGACTGTTAACTTGGCACACCAACAAAAGTTTGtggtgttataaataggcaaaagttagagaaatAACCTTTGCTAAGAACAAGGACGAAACCACCACAAAAGTATTGCAAGTATTAGAAAATGAGGAATACTGAAAGTATTAtacttcttcttttctctttctgaTGTTTTGTCACACTTTGAACAACcgaagtgctctatttatagagccacCTCAACGAAAACTTACAAAATTTACTATTAGTATGTGAAactttactatacacatgtgggcaaacataccaactgtttacaacactcccccttggatgtccacatatcaacatcagttgcctcgttaaaaccttgcttggaaaaaattagtgggaaaaaaaaaccatagcgaaggaaaaagagtacaactttacctggattgttgataTGGTGTTAAGCATGCTTACGTTGCCTCGTTAAAAACATTGATAggaaaaacctagtgggaaaaaatcataatcgaaggaaaaagagtacaacatgcatgtatcatggatgctccccatgaattgtatctccccctgattccgcattcttcaaatttgtaagcCGATGTAATCCGATTCCCTGCACCAACTTCTTaaatgtgcactttggtagagatttggtgaacaagtctgctaaattttcattggaacggatttatctgacttcaataactttacccTTCTGAAGCTTATGTGCActgaaaaatcttggagatatatgtttagtcttatcacccttgataaatccttccttcatttgggcgacacaggctgcattatcttcatggatgacagttggagtgtctgtctttgaaggtagaccacatgaattccggatgtgatggatcattgatcttaaccaagaacattcacgacttgcttcatgtaaagcaattatttccgagtgattggaagatgtagcaactagcgtttgcttcgttgatcgccatgaaattgcagtatctccattagtgaacacatatgtattttgtgagcgggctttatgaggatcggagagaaaaccagcatctacgtatccaacaaggatctggtcatttgtgggcttgtctgagtagaagagacTCATATatgttgtcccacgaaggtatcgtagaacatctttgactcccttccaatgacgaattaTTAGAGCAAAGCTGtacctggctaacaagttaactgaaaaagctatatctggtttagtacattgtgctaaatacaataaagcacctattgcgctcaaatatggtacttctggaccaaggaccagttcatcatcttcttttggacggaattgatctttcttaatgtccaaagaacgaacgaccattaGGGTGCTAAGtagataagccttgtccatgccaaatcgcttcagtatcttttcaatgtaagctgattgatggaccaaaattccattagcacaatgctcgatctgcaggccgagacaatattttgttttcccaaggtctttcatttcaaattcgcttttcagatattcagcaattttattgagctcttcaggggttccaactaggttcatatcatcaacgtatactgccactataacaaatccagtatttgatttcttaatgaacacataagggcagatgacattgttggcatatccttctttaatcaaatactcactgagacgattataccacattcgcccaaattgtttcagcccatatagtgatcgccttaatttgattgagaacatacctcatggtttgttagttgcttcaggcaacttaagtccttctgggactttcatatatatgtcagtatctaattctccatatagatacacagtgatgacatccataagttgcatgtcaagtttttctgaaatcaccaaacttattaagtaacagaacgtaattgcgtccattacagaagagtatgtctcttcataatcaattccaggtctttatgaaaaaccttgtgcaatgagtcttgctttatatcttgcaatctcgtttttctcgttgcgtttccttgtgaatacccatttgtaacccacgGGGTTTACAACAGGCGGAGTTTagactactggtccaaaaacatttcgtctttccaaggaatttaattctgcctggattgcatctttctaCTTAGGCCAATTttgtctctgtttgcattcTTCAATAGAGCAGGGCTCAATGTCATCGCTTAATGTAATTTCAATGGCTATTGTAAATGCAAATATGTcgtctgttgatgcacaaaatcagcgaagactttggtacaacagaaagtgtcaggttttgtgaccttcgcttggttgcttcggtcactagtgaggataagtacgtaaatgaatagagacagagaagcaaacacatgatgtacgtggttcacccagattggttacgtccacagagtagaggagttcttattagtagtgaagggcttacacaagtacaaaggatcaagctctcaatttagtgagttcttgtgaatgatttaacacaaatggcattaggccatattgtgggggaatgacccctatttatagaaaaacttgtagctttgtcacattgacatgtgtcatgttatgattggttcttgatgtcgacacgtgctgcgctctgattggcttctaatcttgacacgtgtcgagtagtgattggcctcctggtcggaggggaactcttctgggtccttgacagtatagcgttggccggtgctcggtagtttcgggattggtcaagtatggtacaaacagtgctcccctaagttcccgagtgagggaaactcctcggttggggacttgcaagatccaatcccttgagtaatcacgaaacttctaagtactgaagtgtggtctgatcttcatctgcccttctctggaagtacctttcctccatccgggaatggtgtatttagctgatgttgacgcacaaggtaatgtatcaatttcacttgaagcttagttgtagtttcgggcttagtcaagtgtgatacaaaccctatagtaggagtcccccaagtcgccgagctaggagatctgccgaaagaggtgacagacaaggtaagcagtcaaacttccaagtaagcaacccaggatcagaggtttgacttcggcttccggttgattgttctccttctccttgtctctcattcaactgccaggataaggagaagcaaatggataagagatgatatgagatacttttgcttttgaagaagtaactttccacaggcttattcttgaactgtgctggagggttttctggtgcccttcagagtataaggccgactcaaaaatttgagggtcaaaacaagtccatcaaatctagagtacgttcgaccttggtgatatgggatacttttgctgttgacggaataatgaatgtggtatggaaaggtgtcgtgctgtagtgatctgtttcagctcaccgttgaaccttctgcttcaatcttttgcatggcagaagtggtgtgcaacctttgcatttaaatggtccttcagaacattccttcatagtgactcatccacgcttggcagcttcagtgtaaagagccaatatctgatcaactgtcatgaggcatttgccggtggaattcgtgaccttgacagcagttgaggatgagtactcgagagcaatgctaagtaagcaaccaggcaaaggctccaggcagtcagttccaaattggaggtttgacttcaggttccgactgactgctctctttctccttgtcctgcaggtgtggacaaggacaaagacaaagacagggagaaagcatgatatgggatactcttgctttcgaccctgatgatatgagatactcttgttcttggtgtggcttatttgctgaggtattatcggggggaaataaagctgagtatttcgagaggttatgttgagggtgccttttcgaatgcgagaaagggttgagcatttttgcaggtttgcctgtccgttgaggatggaggtcaatgtatatagggatttcccaataacaagtagtaatgctattcctttacccttcttagtcacagcaatgtagtgggagctgccagcttcacgtgttttaattttgtcagagcactttgaaaaagtggtatgtggtatctggaaagctgatattacgtgtgaagattacagacaagctttatctaaggaaatctggctctcgaagttctgagagttgtgcctcttcggttttcgaacaagcaatcccgtcgaggatctgactctcgagattcggaaagcggtgctactccggtttttgagaaagtaattatgttgggagtcttttctcgaatgtgagtaaaggttggacgttcttgccaacctgtcttgccgcaaaacacggaggtcgacacacatagggactttccagttgtcaagcagtggtgttgttcctttacccttatgggtaatagtagggtagctggaacttcgaaattctcgtgcctaaactttgtcagagatctttgacaaagttatatgtggtacccgaggagttgatggtgcatatggagagcggtgattgaacagtaagattcacgtgctttctacttcaccagaaatcttcgacagattgcccgtaatttccgcaaagctgagtgtgcatgtgacaggtgctgacgaggctgaaaaagcaggtgcttcttcgatttctgagatcggccctcgtggtctctgagcagcccagcttttgagaaagcaaacgcctcttcgatttctgaagctccgtcgagtgcagatttttatagaggctggcattaagttccacagcacacttgaatctctaccagtagaagctcatttcttgcacttctaagatcttgatttgtctgacctcttccctcttcaacacatttgaaaatgtctggaccctccgaccatcgttttgacttgaaccttggagaagagacagccacgccttctccagacaacatatggcgcccatccttcatatcccctactggtcctcttaccgttggggattctgtgatgaagaatgatatgaccgctgcagtggtggccaggaaccttctcactcccaaagataacagactactttccaaacggtctgatgagttggctgttaaggactctctggctcttagtgttcagtgtgcaggttctgtgtctaatatggcccaacgcctatttgctagaacccgccaagttgaatcattggctgctgaagtgatgagtctcaaacaggagattagagggctcaagcatgagaataagcagttgcaccggctcgcccatgactatgctacaaacatgaagaggaagcttgaccagatgaaggaatctgatggtaaggttttacttgatcatcagcggtttgtgggtttgttccaaaggcatttattgccttcgtcctctggggctgtacctggtaatgaagcttcaaatgatgaacctccaatgcctcctccttctggggttttgtcaagtactgaggctccggataaccaccctccggtgctttctctttctggggctctaccgactgctgagacttcccctaagcaacctttgtgaaggctcccttttgtttgtttattttgactcatgtatatgtacatatttgtggcttatcgaaaatattaataaataagctttgcttcatttcaacatattgtgttaaatacaccaaagccttcttcataaagttctttgaatttttgcttttgttgaaacctgtattgttgaagctttgtgagtgaagcatgtagtttgaggtagtgttcccttaatttcccgagtgaggaaaacttctcggttggagacttgaaaaatccaagtcactgagtggttgtgagactgccgagtatcaaggtgcagtagcatatggtgggagtcccccaagtcttcaggcgaagagagttgccgaatgaggtgtctagctagtagtcaatgtcatgagtaggaaaacttcacttgtttcttttcgaagtggtaacccagggctctttcttcatatactgttttttgttatgaagatgtgttaggcccaaagaagtggaggcctaggccctttttttttttttttttttttttttttttttttttgtaatgtttGTACAGATATCTATAATGTGGCCTTTGTCATGATTTTGGAGGATGGGTGTATTCGAATCCAATGAGGGGTAGGGTATGACTCATTATCATGTGCCATGATTTTGTCTTCCTTtagcttttcttttgctttgctttaccatttttgctttcctttagtcttcctttagcttttcttcaatataacaccattttctgtggctcagatcgcaaaaccatcttcatgaaagttgttccttagctcgtgaactacaacatatcagaattggagatccatcggagcagtacaactccagaaattcaggtatgatgagtgattgttcgtcatttgtatatcaacgcgtcagacttgttgtgagcttcaaaaactccattttctcttgctcagatcaacatactttcttcatcgaagttgttccttaacttgtgaactacaacatatccaaatttgaggtccctcggagcagtataactccagaaatccaagtatgatgagtgactggttattatttttctgtcaacccgtcagatttgttgtgagcttcgaaactccattttctattgttcagatcagcatgctttcttcattgaagttgttcctcatcgtctctttcataacatatcaaaaattcagaatgaactaatggttaaatacttccagatcttcgaaacatcacagcagcttcgaaatctgcaagaatccgactgtcatgtttggagcttcaacactttaatttccgtcgctcaaacagaaatggttccttcttgaaagttgttcatatgctcaagaactatagggtgtccaaaattcagctccattggagaagagcagaggttgcagaaatttgatagatgaaaggaggcggaagagggagagagagaaaaagtctcttgggttggatttctattttggggcagattccaatttttgtagcaccttcattattgatgaattgcttgtacttttgtccattatgaaacttgggactttggcttgttgttggatctattataatatgtttgggaacatatataagtgaataaataagaaggaaaattttgggcccttgtgggtgtaaaacaaaaaatgtttatgtttacccaagtgtttttgtacaagttcaagggcatcttgggttttgtgaacaaaatttgtttatttggagcaaggttttgtgttgaagctttgtaggtgaagctttggtgttgaagctttgtaggtgaagctttgtagatgaagctttctaggtgaagctttgatggtgaagctttgtagatgaagctttgtagatgaagctttcgaggtgaagctttgatggtgaagctttgtagatgaagctttctgggtgaagctttgatggtgaagctttgtagatgaagctttctgggtgaagctttgatggtgaagctttgtagatgaagctttctgggtgaagctttgatggtgaagctttgtagatgaagctttctgggtgaagctttgtagatgaagctttctaggtgaagctttgatggtgaagctttctgggtgaagctacgtaggtgaagctttgtagatgaaactttctgggtgaaactttttggatgaagctttttttttttttttttgggtgaagctgttttaagtgaagttttttggctgtgtatgaatagatctattgtttggatataagccattgtttggttgttcctttctttgtatagtcttgtcgacacatacttagattttgtttcgtgttggatatatctgctttgaggtttcaacacttgagtgttccattgctaggaatgtaaaagagtgagggccaagttggctaaattacctctttagtgaattcattgccaaatggccttcattacataggatgccgaacggctatagctcaacacttgtacatcgtgagtctatttgtagtagtacttcaagtgatcagcgttccatggatggccaagggtcttgccatcggagcttctaagtgtgtaagagccagggcgactgatgccaatgacttcatacggtccatcccagtttggactaagtgtgccttcactcgggactctgtcgcagagtaatcttttctttaagacccagtctcctattttgaaagagcgaggcttgaccctagagtcataatagttggagatgcgctgcttgtaggcgacattcctcaagtgagcttggtttctgtgttcctcgac harbors:
- the LOC126617950 gene encoding protein trichome birefringence-like 3 isoform X2; this translates as MSFPPSASGAMKAVRGKLHFPVIMVCAIAFISLLYAERTSIILSSNPFFKIKSCSKPEAITKNKNRNATEDKLRDSILDDRFAFNPEECSVENGEWVFNRSIKPLYSDRSCPYLDRQVSCVKNGRPDSGYRYWQWQIEDCTLPRFDPEVTLKKLRGKRLLFVGDSLQRGQWQSLVCMVESIIPENRKSIQRGRSHTVFRAKEYNATIEFYWAPFLVESNSDEHIIGNPRERILKVDSVAKHAKYWTGVDILAFNTYVWWMSGYTIKSYWGSFPNGEEGYEELDAPVAYRMALKTWANWVDLNINPNKTRVFFTTMSPTHMRSADWENPDGMKCFNETKPYMKKGFWGTGSDKRVMRVVSEVIRKMKVPVSVLNVTQMSNHRVDAHTKVYTETGGNLLTDEQKADVLHNSDCIHWCLPGVPDAWNQIFMAHL
- the LOC126617950 gene encoding protein trichome birefringence-like 3 isoform X1, with the protein product MSFPPSASGAMKAVRGKLHFPVIMVCAIAFISLLYAERTSIILSSNPFFKIKSCSKPEAITKNKNRNATEDKLRDSILDDRDNLRDSILDDRFAFNPEECSVENGEWVFNRSIKPLYSDRSCPYLDRQVSCVKNGRPDSGYRYWQWQIEDCTLPRFDPEVTLKKLRGKRLLFVGDSLQRGQWQSLVCMVESIIPENRKSIQRGRSHTVFRAKEYNATIEFYWAPFLVESNSDEHIIGNPRERILKVDSVAKHAKYWTGVDILAFNTYVWWMSGYTIKSYWGSFPNGEEGYEELDAPVAYRMALKTWANWVDLNINPNKTRVFFTTMSPTHMRSADWENPDGMKCFNETKPYMKKGFWGTGSDKRVMRVVSEVIRKMKVPVSVLNVTQMSNHRVDAHTKVYTETGGNLLTDEQKADVLHNSDCIHWCLPGVPDAWNQIFMAHL